Proteins encoded together in one Candidatus Lariskella endosymbiont of Epinotia ramella window:
- a CDS encoding NADH-quinone oxidoreductase subunit N, which translates to MSYILRDIDILIPEAILVLGTIMTLLYGIFCRGSNISTSNSQNSALCSGFSNFSERNVVFSRHVGYLSIAMLFVTLFFLHLISGVEKTALENSIESNSFVVSAKYIILLSVIGSMLIAVSSDNIKKMPFEVFVLMLFSTVGMMLVISSNDLLVLYLALELMSLATYVIVAYLRDSPTASEAALKYFILGALASGIYLFGCSMIYGFAGSINFDSIGEYYLSSSAASASLSAQDGALSSVPIGFIVGMVLILVAFCFKMSAAPFHMWTPDVYQGSPTIVTTFIATASKAAVVLFFIKLLYGVMFDLVEEWQRIAIFTSIASLAIGSFGAIMQQNIKRLIAYSSIAHIGFIILAIASSDFAGIHSAVTYTIIYLVMTATIFAILFALRFKNGEEKENIKQLAGLGKNNPVLAFSISVIMFSMAGVPPFAGFFAKFFVLLSVVKQELYPAAVFAVVCAAVSSFYYLRVVKVMYFDDGDSDNLELKSLLLKFMILLGVLFNMLYIMVPEVISKFVEVGALKLWE; encoded by the coding sequence ATGAGTTATATTTTACGTGATATAGATATATTGATCCCGGAAGCGATTCTAGTACTAGGTACTATCATGACGCTGCTCTACGGAATATTTTGTAGAGGAAGTAATATATCCACGTCTAATTCGCAGAATTCTGCACTCTGTAGCGGATTTTCCAATTTTAGCGAGAGAAATGTTGTATTTTCTAGGCATGTAGGGTATCTCTCTATAGCAATGTTATTTGTGACACTGTTTTTTCTACATTTAATCTCAGGAGTTGAGAAGACAGCATTGGAAAATAGCATAGAAAGCAATTCTTTTGTTGTAAGTGCGAAGTATATTATATTGCTATCTGTGATAGGTAGTATGTTGATAGCTGTTTCTTCCGATAATATAAAGAAAATGCCATTTGAAGTTTTTGTACTGATGTTATTTTCTACTGTTGGAATGATGCTAGTTATTAGCTCTAATGATTTACTTGTGCTTTACCTTGCTCTTGAGCTAATGAGTCTTGCTACTTATGTTATAGTTGCTTACCTACGAGATAGTCCTACAGCTTCTGAGGCTGCGCTCAAATATTTCATATTAGGTGCGCTAGCTTCTGGTATCTATCTATTCGGCTGCTCCATGATATATGGTTTTGCTGGAAGTATCAATTTTGATAGTATAGGAGAATATTATCTAAGTTCTAGCGCGGCAAGTGCAAGTTTAAGCGCACAGGATGGTGCTTTGAGCAGTGTGCCAATTGGTTTTATAGTTGGGATGGTGTTAATATTAGTCGCATTTTGTTTTAAAATGTCGGCTGCTCCTTTTCATATGTGGACACCTGATGTTTACCAAGGTTCTCCTACAATAGTTACGACTTTTATAGCAACTGCTTCTAAAGCAGCCGTTGTGTTATTTTTTATAAAATTGTTGTATGGAGTAATGTTTGACTTGGTTGAAGAGTGGCAGAGAATAGCAATATTTACTTCCATCGCTTCGCTTGCTATAGGATCATTTGGTGCTATTATGCAGCAAAACATAAAAAGGCTTATAGCATATAGCAGCATAGCACACATAGGATTTATTATTCTTGCGATTGCATCAAGCGATTTTGCTGGTATACACAGCGCAGTTACTTACACCATTATATATCTTGTAATGACTGCGACAATCTTTGCAATACTTTTTGCACTGCGTTTTAAAAACGGAGAAGAAAAGGAAAATATCAAACAGCTTGCTGGACTCGGCAAGAATAATCCTGTGCTTGCTTTCTCTATATCTGTTATTATGTTTTCTATGGCTGGGGTACCACCGTTTGCAGGCTTTTTTGCAAAATTCTTTGTTTTGTTGAGTGTTGTGAAGCAGGAACTATATCCAGCTGCTGTGTTTGCTGTTGTTTGTGCAGCCGTTAGTAGTTTTTATTACTTAAGAGTTGTTAAAGTCATGTATTTTGATGACGGTGATTCAGATAATCTGGAGTTAAAGAGTTTGTTGTTAAAATTTATGATTTTGCTTGGCGTATTGTTCAATATGCTTTATATAATGGTTCCTGAGGTTATATCAAAATTCGTAGAAGTAGGCGCTTTGAAGCTTTGGGAATAA
- a CDS encoding pyridoxal phosphate-dependent aminotransferase, whose amino-acid sequence MNNMLIAEHLKKIKESPTLAVAEKAANMKSSGLHVISLSTGEPDFDTPEHVKEAAVTAIRAGKTKYTAVDGTAELKSAISHKFSKENNISYSNNEIIVCTGAKQVIYNAFVATLDPGDEVIIPAPFWVSYPDMVLLAQGVPKVVQCGIENNFKLLPSQLEKAITSRTKWLLLNSPSNPVGSAYTESELRDLMDVVSKHENMNVLSDDIYEHVVFNNFKFSTPAEVVPHLKDRILTVNGVSKSYAMTGWRIGYGAGNKKLIKAMSMIQSQSTSNPCSISQAAAVAALLGPQDCVKQGAALFEERLTLVNKLLKDFPALSYVIPDGAFYLFISCTFAIGKKSSSGRKIANDIDFASGLLEEGLVAVVPGSAFGMPSYFRISFATSNENLRVACSRILDYCASIV is encoded by the coding sequence ATGAATAATATGTTGATTGCAGAGCATTTGAAAAAAATAAAGGAATCTCCGACTTTAGCTGTTGCAGAAAAAGCTGCAAACATGAAGTCTTCAGGACTGCATGTTATAAGCTTGAGTACTGGAGAGCCAGATTTTGATACTCCAGAACATGTAAAAGAGGCTGCAGTTACTGCAATTAGAGCTGGGAAGACAAAGTATACTGCTGTAGATGGCACTGCAGAGTTAAAAAGCGCTATATCGCATAAATTTTCTAAAGAGAATAATATAAGCTATAGTAATAATGAAATTATAGTATGTACTGGTGCTAAGCAGGTTATATATAATGCTTTTGTTGCTACTTTAGATCCAGGTGATGAGGTGATAATTCCAGCACCTTTTTGGGTTTCATATCCAGACATGGTATTGCTTGCTCAAGGTGTGCCTAAGGTTGTGCAGTGTGGCATTGAAAATAATTTTAAATTATTACCATCTCAGCTGGAGAAAGCGATTACTTCTAGAACTAAGTGGTTGTTATTAAACTCTCCAAGTAATCCTGTTGGTTCTGCATATACTGAATCGGAGTTAAGAGATTTGATGGACGTTGTATCTAAACATGAAAATATGAATGTTCTTTCAGATGATATATATGAGCATGTAGTATTTAACAATTTCAAATTCTCAACTCCAGCTGAGGTTGTGCCTCACTTAAAAGATAGAATTCTCACTGTTAACGGTGTTTCTAAGTCTTATGCTATGACTGGTTGGAGGATAGGTTACGGTGCAGGTAATAAGAAGTTAATAAAAGCAATGTCTATGATACAATCGCAGAGCACTTCTAATCCATGCTCTATTAGTCAGGCTGCTGCGGTTGCTGCACTTTTGGGGCCTCAGGATTGCGTTAAGCAAGGAGCTGCTCTTTTTGAAGAGCGCCTTACTTTAGTAAATAAATTATTAAAGGATTTTCCTGCTCTCAGTTATGTTATACCAGATGGAGCATTTTATTTATTTATAAGTTGTACGTTTGCGATTGGGAAAAAATCAAGTAGCGGTAGGAAGATAGCTAATGACATAGATTTTGCTTCTGGACTTCTGGAAGAAGGTCTTGTTGCTGTAGTTCCTGGAAGTGCTTTTGGGATGCCAAGTTACTTTAGAATCTCATTTGCAACAAGTAACGAGAATTTAAGAGTTGCTTGCAGTAGGATTTTAGATTATTGCGCTTCAATTGTTTAG
- the rpsO gene encoding 30S ribosomal protein S15 codes for MSIKKEDKASLIKEYGSSSTDTGSPEVQCAVFTAQIKALTGHFNANPKDFQARRGLLVIVNKRKRLLAYVKSKNPARHKALITRLGLRK; via the coding sequence ATGTCGATAAAAAAAGAAGATAAAGCTTCTTTGATTAAGGAGTATGGGAGTTCTTCCACAGATACTGGGTCGCCTGAGGTTCAATGTGCTGTTTTTACTGCACAAATAAAGGCACTTACTGGGCACTTTAATGCGAATCCTAAGGATTTTCAGGCACGCAGAGGGTTGCTTGTTATTGTAAATAAGCGTAAGAGATTACTTGCATATGTTAAAAGTAAAAATCCAGCAAGACATAAAGCGCTTATAACAAGACTTGGGTTGCGTAAATAA
- the pnp gene encoding polyribonucleotide nucleotidyltransferase — translation MFNIVTKETIWGNATLKLETGKIARQASGAVIVQMGDTMILATVVAEKTPKEGIDFLPLTVNYQEKFYADGRFPGGFIKREGKNSEREVLTSRLIDRSLRPLFPKNYHNEVQVICTVLSYDPEYNPDILSVIGASAAIAISDIPCKDVIAASRVGYTNGDYFIQFAAAQKNRKELDLVVAGTDEAIFMIESEAAELPQDKMLGAIEFGHSELKVVVDLIKEFAKEIGIKKSEHIEQNYSSILKQVKGLVGKKLAEAYLIPEKQSRRQKIEELKSYVREKCAEQEDFAPLPYMTAFGLLERAIVRKKILDDATRIDGRGHGEIRDISIDIDILPRAHGSSLFTRGETQALAVVTLGTADDEQMTDDLTGNRFENFMLHYNFPAYSVGEVGALRAPGRREIGHGRLAYKSFQSVIPQKEDFAYTIRLVSEVTESNGSSSMATVCASSLAMMAAGIPVKLPVAGIAMGLVKEGEKFAILSDIMGDEDFLGDMDFKVAGTKDGITALQMDIKICGINRDIMEKAISQAVVGINHILSKMSEVLETTRATLSPSAPRILNIMIDKEKIREVIGAGGKVIREICEKSGAKIDVAPDGTLTIFGPNKDSIEIATKIIKDIVTSPEVGGIYDGAVVKITNFGLFVRFLGNSEGMVHISEICNHYIAEVEDVLQEGDKVVVRIVAFEKNGRIKLTMRNLNQIYLAPEVAERLAREPDSGVESGDEEAVVIEKFSQGNQAPSRPSNNKPQPQTRRRRFF, via the coding sequence ATGTTCAATATTGTGACAAAAGAGACAATTTGGGGTAATGCGACTTTAAAGTTGGAGACTGGAAAAATAGCAAGGCAGGCTAGTGGTGCTGTGATTGTGCAAATGGGTGACACAATGATTCTGGCAACTGTAGTGGCGGAGAAAACACCAAAGGAAGGGATAGATTTCCTTCCTTTAACTGTAAATTATCAAGAGAAATTTTATGCAGATGGCAGATTTCCTGGTGGTTTTATAAAGAGGGAAGGGAAAAATAGCGAGCGTGAAGTTTTAACATCAAGGCTGATCGATAGATCGCTGCGTCCTCTTTTCCCAAAAAATTATCACAATGAAGTTCAGGTTATTTGTACTGTTCTATCATATGACCCTGAGTATAACCCAGATATTTTATCAGTGATTGGTGCATCAGCTGCTATAGCGATATCAGATATACCTTGCAAAGACGTGATAGCTGCATCAAGAGTTGGATATACGAATGGTGATTATTTCATACAATTTGCTGCGGCACAGAAAAATCGTAAGGAATTAGATCTTGTTGTTGCTGGAACTGATGAAGCTATTTTCATGATTGAGTCAGAAGCTGCAGAATTACCACAAGATAAGATGTTAGGGGCAATAGAGTTTGGGCATAGCGAACTCAAAGTCGTTGTAGATCTTATCAAGGAATTTGCTAAGGAAATAGGTATAAAAAAATCTGAACATATTGAGCAGAATTATTCTAGCATCCTTAAGCAAGTGAAGGGTCTTGTAGGTAAGAAGCTTGCTGAAGCATATTTAATTCCAGAAAAGCAGAGTCGTCGTCAAAAAATTGAAGAACTAAAATCTTATGTTCGCGAAAAATGTGCGGAGCAAGAAGATTTTGCTCCACTGCCATATATGACAGCTTTTGGGTTGTTAGAGCGTGCGATAGTACGTAAAAAAATCTTGGATGATGCTACCCGTATAGATGGAAGAGGACATGGTGAGATACGCGATATCTCAATAGATATTGATATTCTGCCAAGAGCTCATGGCTCTAGTTTGTTTACTAGAGGAGAGACGCAAGCTTTAGCTGTTGTGACGCTTGGTACAGCTGATGATGAGCAGATGACTGATGATTTAACAGGGAATAGATTCGAAAACTTTATGTTGCACTACAATTTCCCTGCCTATTCTGTTGGAGAGGTCGGTGCTTTAAGAGCTCCTGGTAGGAGGGAAATAGGTCATGGTCGTCTGGCGTATAAATCATTTCAATCTGTAATTCCACAAAAAGAAGATTTTGCTTATACAATAAGGCTTGTATCTGAAGTTACAGAATCTAATGGATCTTCGTCAATGGCGACGGTTTGCGCATCATCTCTTGCGATGATGGCTGCTGGAATCCCAGTGAAATTGCCAGTAGCTGGTATCGCAATGGGTCTTGTTAAAGAAGGTGAGAAGTTTGCAATTCTCTCTGACATTATGGGTGATGAAGATTTTTTAGGAGATATGGATTTTAAAGTTGCTGGAACAAAAGATGGTATTACTGCTCTACAAATGGATATTAAAATTTGCGGCATTAATAGAGACATTATGGAAAAAGCAATATCTCAAGCTGTTGTTGGCATTAATCATATACTCTCAAAAATGAGTGAAGTTCTCGAGACAACTAGAGCTACGCTTAGTCCTTCTGCTCCAAGAATTCTTAATATAATGATAGATAAAGAAAAGATTAGAGAGGTGATTGGAGCTGGTGGCAAAGTAATAAGAGAGATTTGCGAAAAAAGTGGTGCGAAGATAGATGTGGCACCTGATGGGACGTTAACTATATTTGGGCCTAATAAAGATTCTATCGAGATTGCTACAAAAATTATTAAAGATATAGTGACATCGCCTGAGGTTGGTGGAATATATGATGGCGCTGTTGTAAAGATTACAAATTTTGGTCTTTTTGTTAGGTTTTTAGGGAATTCTGAAGGTATGGTTCATATTAGTGAGATATGTAATCATTATATTGCTGAAGTTGAGGATGTGCTTCAGGAAGGCGATAAAGTTGTAGTACGCATAGTAGCATTTGAAAAAAATGGAAGGATAAAGCTCACAATGCGTAATTTGAATCAAATTTATCTTGCTCCTGAAGTTGCTGAAAGACTCGCTAGAGAGCCTGATAGTGGTGTTGAAAGTGGCGATGAGGAGGCAGTTGTGATTGAAAAGTTTTCTCAAGGGAATCAAGCTCCTAGTCGTCCTTCTAATAATAAGCCACAGCCGCAAACTAGGCGCCGTAGGTTTTTTTAA
- a CDS encoding AMP-binding protein, with the protein MSNNQNLINLFERQATLSPSKIAITYQDQQLTYFEINSRINRLAQHLQSLHIGYHDRVCIYLDNSPELIIAILAAIKILATYVIISPELSSKKQCFIVKDSNCKLIISESHLIENFHTYDLKAKVVLLDEIHNALMLYSSENLYFTYDEKEHDINSQILAIYYTSGSTGDPKGVMVRHISVASRILWHYREYPKIEDETILARHFISTISLLETIGALIFGIKIIIMTRNICRHLPTIRSIVANQNSNVKRLCFTPNLLGVLLSYEPEFIAGFRNIKLWRIVGEAIHYSLLEKFFIHFDSVIVNHYGLTEFATQITKKLTINNEKTIAFANTASNSDTKVYVLNSDNNIAKNHEVGEICLSGNGIAAGYLNLPELTKQKFVDNPFAIEGMTEFNQILKTGDLGKILSNGDIIYVGRSDDQIKICGYAVNIAEIENALKLSTIVKNAAVVLADTGDKYNELAAYIVCYQKIEHEKEEETIIKDIKLHLTKYLPYYMIPNYYILLDELPVLTNNKIDRKALPTLARTQQAITSKQS; encoded by the coding sequence ATGTCAAATAATCAAAACCTAATCAATCTCTTTGAAAGACAAGCGACACTTTCACCATCTAAGATTGCTATCACATATCAAGATCAACAACTGACATACTTTGAAATTAACTCCAGGATTAACAGACTAGCACAGCATTTACAGTCATTACATATAGGGTATCATGACCGTGTTTGCATATATTTAGATAATTCACCAGAGTTGATCATTGCAATTCTCGCAGCCATTAAGATTCTTGCTACATATGTCATCATTAGCCCAGAGCTATCCAGCAAAAAGCAATGTTTCATAGTCAAAGATTCTAATTGCAAACTTATTATTTCAGAATCTCATTTAATCGAAAATTTTCACACATATGACTTGAAAGCAAAAGTTGTGCTTCTTGATGAAATACACAATGCTCTCATGCTGTATAGCAGCGAAAATCTATACTTCACTTATGATGAAAAAGAACACGATATTAATAGTCAGATACTAGCAATCTATTACACATCTGGTTCTACAGGTGATCCAAAAGGCGTGATGGTACGCCATATTAGTGTAGCAAGCAGAATTTTATGGCATTACAGAGAATACCCAAAGATAGAAGATGAAACAATACTGGCAAGGCACTTTATCAGCACAATATCACTTTTAGAAACTATCGGAGCTTTAATTTTCGGAATTAAAATTATTATAATGACACGCAATATCTGTAGGCATTTACCTACCATTAGATCAATTGTAGCAAATCAGAACAGTAATGTTAAAAGACTATGTTTTACACCTAATCTATTAGGAGTTTTATTAAGCTATGAACCGGAATTTATTGCAGGGTTCAGAAATATCAAACTATGGCGTATAGTTGGAGAAGCAATACATTATAGTTTGCTAGAAAAGTTCTTCATTCACTTTGATTCTGTTATCGTCAATCACTATGGACTGACAGAATTTGCAACACAAATAACAAAAAAATTAACAATTAACAACGAAAAAACAATCGCTTTTGCCAATACTGCATCAAACAGCGACACAAAAGTTTATGTGTTGAATAGTGACAATAACATAGCAAAAAATCATGAAGTAGGAGAAATATGTTTAAGCGGCAACGGCATCGCAGCAGGATACTTAAACTTACCAGAACTGACAAAACAAAAATTTGTTGATAACCCTTTTGCAATAGAAGGAATGACGGAATTCAATCAAATATTGAAAACCGGCGATTTAGGAAAGATACTCTCAAATGGTGATATTATATATGTTGGAAGATCCGACGATCAGATTAAGATCTGTGGGTATGCTGTCAATATAGCGGAAATAGAGAATGCATTAAAATTAAGTACAATCGTGAAAAATGCAGCTGTTGTTCTTGCAGACACAGGAGATAAGTATAACGAATTGGCAGCATATATAGTATGCTACCAAAAAATAGAACACGAAAAAGAGGAAGAAACTATAATCAAAGACATCAAATTACATTTAACAAAATATCTACCATATTATATGATTCCAAACTATTACATATTGTTAGACGAGCTTCCTGTGCTTACTAACAATAAGATTGATCGCAAGGCGCTGCCAACACTAGCCAGAACGCAGCAAGCTATCACTTCTAAACAATCATAA
- a CDS encoding sodium:solute symporter family transporter, translating to MGSLNIVDVLIIFTYFVLCVVLALYRSKKIKTITEYTIGSGYFPDTVVLSTIFMTFIGAPQVVGAVGKVYELGLFFAITELTAPLLWFITLIVFAKNINRFSGCISIGDVMALLYGSIGRWVTNIASILISIGLISVQALALGYAIEYFLQVPKVLGMCVGMSILIFYSTFGGIRAVAITDVFQFVILIIAIPIACSFAYRDIGGYSGIMRSVPQDLVVLDLNKENIFLFCSLIFYAILPINSGPYIQRFLMVSSSKQLTHVIKFIPVIHFAFVFIICMIGFIIKGLAPSIDPNNALY from the coding sequence ATGGGAAGTCTTAATATTGTAGATGTTTTGATTATATTCACCTATTTTGTGTTATGTGTAGTTTTAGCGTTATATAGATCAAAGAAAATTAAAACAATCACTGAGTATACTATAGGGTCGGGTTATTTTCCAGATACTGTCGTATTGTCTACCATTTTCATGACATTCATTGGGGCGCCACAGGTTGTAGGTGCTGTAGGTAAGGTATATGAGCTTGGTTTATTTTTTGCTATAACTGAATTAACAGCTCCTTTGCTTTGGTTTATTACTTTAATAGTTTTTGCGAAAAATATAAATCGATTTTCTGGTTGTATTTCTATAGGCGATGTTATGGCGCTATTATATGGCAGTATAGGTCGTTGGGTTACTAATATTGCCTCTATATTGATATCTATAGGACTGATATCAGTGCAAGCTCTAGCGCTTGGATATGCTATAGAGTATTTCTTACAAGTACCAAAAGTGCTTGGGATGTGCGTTGGTATGTCCATACTGATTTTTTATTCTACATTTGGTGGTATAAGAGCTGTTGCAATTACTGATGTTTTTCAGTTTGTAATATTGATAATTGCTATACCTATTGCTTGTTCGTTTGCATATCGTGACATAGGCGGTTATAGTGGTATAATGAGGTCTGTTCCGCAAGATCTAGTTGTGTTAGATTTAAACAAAGAAAACATATTTCTATTTTGTAGTCTAATATTCTATGCAATATTGCCAATTAATAGTGGGCCTTACATACAGAGATTTTTAATGGTTTCATCCTCTAAACAATTAACACATGTGATAAAATTCATTCCTGTTATTCACTTTGCGTTCGTTTTTATTATCTGCATGATAGGTTTTATTATTAAAGGTTTAGCGCCAAGTATTGATCCTAACAATGCATTATATTAG
- a CDS encoding IS256 family transposase, whose amino-acid sequence MSRVTDDVIDEVRIWQSRPLEPLYPIVYFDCLIVKVRQDKQIINKSVYVALGIDLQGRKDILGLWISENEGSKFWLSNFTELKNRGLKDILIACSDNLTGMSEAICASYPKTEHQLCIVHQIRNSLKYVSYKDRKLLASDLKLIYSSATEDEARLALESFDKKWSKRYPHISKSWYNNWENLVIFLQYPESIRKIIYTTNAIESLNSQLRKVTRNKRVFPNDDSVFKALYLTIDYITKKWTMPISNWNEAMAHFIIKFDGRF is encoded by the coding sequence ATTAGTAGGGTTACAGATGATGTAATTGATGAGGTTAGAATTTGGCAGAGTAGACCTCTTGAACCATTATATCCTATAGTATATTTTGATTGTTTAATAGTTAAGGTAAGGCAAGATAAACAGATAATTAATAAATCAGTATATGTTGCGCTGGGTATAGATTTACAGGGCCGGAAAGATATTTTAGGATTATGGATAAGTGAGAATGAAGGATCTAAATTCTGGCTTAGTAATTTTACTGAATTGAAGAATCGAGGATTAAAAGATATATTAATTGCCTGTAGTGATAACCTGACTGGTATGTCTGAAGCTATATGCGCAAGTTATCCCAAAACTGAGCATCAGCTTTGTATAGTACATCAAATTAGAAATAGCCTGAAGTATGTATCATATAAAGACAGAAAATTATTGGCATCAGATTTAAAGCTTATTTATAGCTCTGCTACTGAAGATGAAGCGCGTCTTGCTCTAGAATCTTTTGATAAGAAATGGAGTAAACGATATCCACATATATCAAAATCCTGGTATAATAATTGGGAGAATCTGGTAATATTTTTGCAATATCCAGAGAGTATCCGTAAGATAATTTACACTACAAATGCTATAGAATCGCTGAATAGTCAGTTGAGAAAAGTTACAAGAAATAAGCGTGTTTTCCCAAATGATGATTCGGTATTCAAGGCTTTATACCTAACGATTGATTATATTACCAAAAAATGGACCATGCCTATCTCTAACTGGAATGAAGCTATGGCTCATTTTATAATCAAATTTGATGGGAGATTTTAA
- a CDS encoding IS256 family transposase: MKTEKNKKINEAIDLLIEGGADLKTVLKQDGLIKELTKSILERALQAEMSEHLGYNKYDRSETENCRNGHYNKNLITENGSIELNIPRDREGKFAPVIVSKNQTRIDGLDQKIISLYAKGMSLSDIKIQLQELYGAEVSESLISRVTDDVIDEVRIWQSRPLEPLYPIVYFDCLIVKVRQDKQIINKSVYVALGIDLQGRKDILGLWISENEGSKFWLSNFTELKNRGLKDILIACSDNLTGMSEAICASYPKTEHQLCIVHQIRNSLKYVSYKDRKLLASDLKLIYSSATEDEAHLALESFDKKWSKRYPHIAKSWYNNWENLVIFLQYPESIRKIIYTTNAIESLNSQLRKVTRNKRVFPNDDSVFKVLYLTIDYITKKWTMPISNWNEAMAHFIIKFDGRF; this comes from the coding sequence ATGAAGACAGAAAAGAATAAGAAAATAAATGAAGCGATAGATTTACTGATAGAAGGAGGAGCGGATTTAAAGACAGTACTGAAGCAGGATGGATTGATTAAGGAATTAACGAAGAGTATTTTGGAGAGAGCCTTGCAGGCAGAAATGTCTGAACACTTAGGTTATAACAAATATGATAGGTCTGAAACTGAGAATTGCAGGAATGGTCATTATAATAAGAATTTGATTACTGAGAATGGCAGTATCGAGTTAAATATTCCGCGAGATAGAGAAGGTAAATTTGCACCTGTAATTGTCTCCAAGAATCAAACAAGAATAGATGGTTTAGATCAAAAGATAATATCTCTGTATGCCAAGGGGATGAGTTTGTCTGATATCAAGATCCAATTACAAGAATTATATGGAGCAGAAGTTAGTGAGAGTTTAATTAGTAGGGTTACAGATGATGTAATTGATGAGGTTAGAATTTGGCAGAGTAGACCTCTTGAACCATTATATCCTATAGTATATTTTGATTGTTTAATAGTTAAGGTAAGGCAAGATAAACAGATAATTAATAAATCAGTATATGTTGCGCTGGGTATAGATTTACAGGGCCGGAAAGATATTTTAGGATTATGGATAAGTGAGAATGAAGGATCTAAATTCTGGCTTAGTAATTTTACTGAATTGAAGAATCGAGGATTAAAAGATATATTAATTGCCTGTAGTGATAACCTGACTGGTATGTCTGAAGCTATATGCGCAAGTTATCCCAAAACTGAGCATCAGCTTTGTATAGTACATCAAATTAGAAATAGCCTGAAGTATGTATCATATAAAGACAGAAAATTATTGGCATCAGATTTAAAGCTTATTTATAGCTCTGCTACTGAAGATGAAGCGCATCTTGCCCTAGAATCTTTTGATAAGAAATGGAGTAAACGATATCCACATATAGCAAAATCCTGGTATAATAATTGGGAGAATCTTGTAATATTTCTGCAATATCCAGAGAGTATCCGTAAGATAATTTACACTACAAATGCTATAGAATCGCTGAATAGTCAGTTGAGAAAAGTTACAAGAAATAAGCGTGTTTTCCCAAATGATGATTCGGTATTCAAGGTTTTATACCTAACGATTGATTATATTACCAAAAAATGGACCATGCCTATCTCTAACTGGAATGAAGCTATGGCTCATTTTATAATCAAATTTGATGGGAGATTTTAA
- a CDS encoding transposase, translated as MKTEKNKKINEAIDLLIEGGADLKTVLKQDGLIKELTKSILERALQAEMSEHLGYNKYDRSETENCRNGHYNKNLITENGSIELNIPRDREGKFAPVIVSKNQTRIDGLDQKIISLYAKGMSLSDIKIQLQELYGAEVSESLGLSH; from the coding sequence ATGAAGACAGAAAAGAATAAGAAAATAAATGAAGCGATAGATTTACTGATAGAAGGAGGAGCGGATTTAAAGACAGTACTGAAGCAGGATGGATTGATTAAGGAATTAACGAAGAGTATTTTGGAGAGAGCCTTGCAGGCAGAAATGTCTGAACACTTAGGTTATAACAAATATGATAGGTCTGAAACTGAGAATTGCAGGAATGGTCATTATAATAAGAATTTGATTACTGAGAATGGCAGTATCGAGTTAAATATTCCGCGAGATAGAGAAGGTAAATTTGCACCTGTAATTGTCTCCAAGAATCAAACAAGAATAGATGGTTTAGATCAAAAGATAATATCTCTGTATGCCAAGGGGATGAGTTTGTCTGATATCAAGATCCAATTACAAGAATTATATGGAGCAGAAGTTAGTGAGAGTTTGGGTTTATCCCATTGA